One window of the Diospyros lotus cultivar Yz01 chromosome 12, ASM1463336v1, whole genome shotgun sequence genome contains the following:
- the LOC127786646 gene encoding disease resistance protein RPM1-like yields MAESVVNFLLNNLVALLRSGALNRFSDAGGEVRYITDELDRMRAFLRDADTDRESDQEIDVWVKQMRDVVYDMEDVLDEFKLHLVYPHREGIYGFILKAFHCILNLKASHEIDRKLKGIKERVKNIKEHKTYRRRLTPEAGLTSSTFSSNRRSWHGCRADALLVEEAGLVGIGKPKGQLKEYLLKGEPGLRVISVVGMGGIGKTTLVRKVYDDATVKKHFEIQVWITITQSFMTEEILKGIIQQLFGQIKQGIPQEVNSMKIEGLKMKINEFLNQKRYVIVLDDIWDIDAWEALTYAFPNSQFGSRVMVTTRHADIARTARTRFDDQIYNLTPLTEDLSWRLFCRKAFRADSSPPHLEELSREILGRCEGLPLAIVAIGGLLATKEKGKIDEWEKVNRSLGAHIEGNRKLESMKQILLLSYDHLPSYLKVCFLYLSIFPENCFIKRMKLIRLWMAEGFVERREGQMPEEIAEDYLNELVDRSLVQIAKTTRNGRVSACRVHDLLREIALSKSRELNFVAIANKNNAPWPEKLRRLSIHGTCREVKESRKDSQLRSLFMFRVRDLPPKSPISRLLAGSLRLLKVVDLQSAYLQIFPEEILKLYLLRYISLRATRVKEIPRSIGGLLDLETLDLKHADVTELPVEIRKLKKLRHLLVYRYNKRTSSPFHSTWGFKAPMGMGNLPSLQKLCFVEADQSSDILNEVGKLTQLRKLGITKLRREDGVALCSSIENLKNLRSLDLSSIEEREILDLQSMSSPPPYLQRIWLQGNLEKLPPWISSMDNLVKLRLRWSRLRLNPLEPLQALPNLVELQLREAYDGGELHFTAGGFQALKVLHLHDLKQLRRVTVEQGAMPQLEGLKIIHCELLENVPAGIEFLINLKSLAFSEMQNKLIQRLLGRQDDDYLKIKDISEVDITFRRGDHWNRIFLSV; encoded by the coding sequence ATGGCAGAAAGTGTAGTCAACTTTCTACTCAACAACCTAGTTGCACTTTTGCGGAGCGGAGCCTTGAACCGATTCAGCGATGCGGGGGGAGAAGTTCGGTACATCACGGATGAATTGGATAGGATGAGGGCTTTTCTACGGGATGCAGATACAGACAGAGAGAGCGATCAAGAAATTGATGTATGGGTTAAGCAAATGCGCGATGTTGTTTACGATATGGAAGATGTCCTCGACGAGTTCAAGCTTCATTTAGTGTACCCTCACAGGGAGGGGATCTATGGCTTTATCCTCAAAGCTTTTCATTGCATCCTGAACTTGAAGGCTAGCCACGAAATTGATAGAAAACTCAAAGGCATCAAAGAAAGAGTCAAAAACATAAAGGAGCACAAGACATACCGTCGCAGACTTACACCGGAGGCAGGCTTGACCTCATCCACCTTTAGTTCTAACAGAAGATCATGGCACGGTTGCCGAGCGGATGCTCTTCTTGTAGAGGAAGCCGGGTTAGTAGGAATAGGCAAGCCCAAGGGGCAGCTGAAAGAGTACCTTTTGAAGGGTGAGCCTGGACTCAGGGTAATCTCAGTGGTTGGAATGGGGGGGATAGGGAAAACCACCCTGGTAAGAAAGGTTTACGATGATGCAACAGTGAAAAAGCATTTTGAGATCCAAGTTTGGATCACAATTACACAGTCATTCATGACGGAAGAGATCCTGAAAGGCATAATTCAACAACTGTTTGGACAAATCAAGCAAGGAATCCCCCAAGAAGTTAATAGCATGAAAATAGAAGGcctgaaaatgaaaatcaacgAATTCTTGAATCAAAAGAGGTATGTAATTGTTTTGGATGATATATGGGATATAGATGCATGGGAAGCTCTAACATATGCATTCCCTAACTCTCAATTTGGGAGCCGAGTGATGGTCACGACCCGACATGCTGACATAGCTCGTACTGCTCGGACAAGATTTGATGATCAGATATATAATCTGACACCCTTGACTGAGGATTTGTCTTGGAGATTGTTTTGCAGAAAGGCATTCAGAGCGGACTCTAGTCCTCCACACTTGGAGGAACTTTCTCGAGAAATCCTAGGAAGATGTGAAGGCTTGCCCCTTGCAATTGTGGCAATTGGGGGCCTTCTGGCAACTAAAGAGAAGGGTAAAATAGATGAATGGGAGAAAGTTAACCGCAGCCTTGGTGCTCATATCGAAGGAAACAGAAAACTCGAGAGTATGAAGCAAATACTGTTGCTCAGTTATGATCATTTGCCAAGTTACTTGAAAGTGTGTTTCCTTTACTTGAGCATTTTCCCTGAGAATTGTTTCATTAAACGTATGAAATTGATCAGATTATGGATGGCAGAAGGATTTGTTGAAAGAAGAGAAGGGCAAATGCCAGAAGAAATAGCTGAGGATTACCTCAATGAGCTTGTTGATAGAAGCCTAGTCCAAATAGCCAAAACAACTAGAAATGGAAGGGTTAGCGCATGCCGAGTCCATGACCTTCTGCGAGAAATTGCTCTTTCAAAGTCTAGAGAACTAAATTTTGTAGCCATAGCCAATAAAAACAATGCACCATGGCCTGAAAAACTCCGGCGTTTGTCAATTCATGGAACGTGTAGAGAAGTGAAAGAAAGCAGGAAGGACTCCCAACTTCGTTCTCTGTTCATGTTCAGGGTAAGAGACCTGCCACCTAAATCACCCATCTCTAGATTGCTTGCCGGCAGTCTCAGGCTGCTCAAAGTAGTAGATTTGCAGAGTGCATACCTGCAGATTTTTCCAGAAGAAATCTTGAAGTTATACCTTTTAAGATATATAAGCTTGAGAGCAACAAGGGTGAAAGAAATTCCACGCTCTATTGGGGGGCTTCTTGACCTGGAGACATTGGATCTCAAGCATGCTGATGTGACTGAATTGCCTGTTGAAATCCGAAAGCTCAAAAAATTACGCCATCTTTTGGTGTATCGTTACAATAAAAGAACATCTTCACCATTTCACTCCACTTGGGGTTTCAAGGCACCAATGGGAATGGGGAACCTGCCATCTTTGCAAAAGCTCTGCTTTGTTGAAGCAGATCAAAGTAGTGATATATTGAATGAGGTAGGAAAGTTAACCCAACTCAGAAAGTTGGGCATTACCAAATTGAGGAGAGAAGATGGGGTGGCACTGTGCTCTTCCATCGAAAACCTAAAGAACCTTCGGTCATTAGATTTGAGTTCAATAGAGGAGCGTGAGATCCTTGACCTCCAGTCCATGTCTTCTCCTCCGCCATACCTTCAGCGGATATGGCTGCAAGGAAACTTGGAGAAGCTGCCGCCGTGGATATCTTCGATGGATAACCTTGTGAAACTGCGGCTGAGGTGGAGTAGGCTAAGATTGAATCCGCTTGAGCCTCTTCAAGCTCTACCAAATCTAGTGGAGCTTCAACTTCGCGAGGCTTATGATGGTGGAGAGCTGCATTTCACGGCTGGAGGGTTCCAAGCACTTAAGGTATTGCATCTCCATGACTTGAAGCAGCTGAGGAGGGTGACAGTGGAACAGGGGGCAATGCCACAGCTCGAAGGTCTCAAGATTATCCACTGTGAATTGCTGGAGAATGTCCCAGCAGGCATTGAGTTCCTCATCAATCTGAAGTCACTTGCTTTTTCAGAAATGCAAAATAAACTGATTCAGAGGCTCCTAGGCAGACAAGATGATGATTACCTGaaaatcaaggatatctcaGAAGTTGATATTACCTTTCGGCGTGGCGACCACTGGAACCGAATTTTTCTGTCAGTATAA